The Sulfurihydrogenibium sp. nucleotide sequence AATTTAGATGCACATTTTTTAAACATCTCCTGATTTCCATCTGTAGAAACAATTACAGTATAAACATACGGATTAATTCTTTTTAATGCTTCTTTTAGGTTTTCAGTTGTCATTTTAGATTCATCACAGTTTGGAAATGGTAATGCACCGGGTATTCTCGAGTCTTCATAGCCACCAACTTCATCGCTTGAAGTTAACTCTCTTACGTCTATAATTTGTACCTTAATTTTTGGATTTGAAAGTTTTTTATAAAGCTCTTCTGCGGTTATAGGTATTTGCTTTTTAAGTTCAACTTCTTTCTTACCAAGTGTAAAAAGAACGAATGCTAAAACTAAGATGACTACTATATATACGCTTCTTTCAATTTTAGGGTTCATTGCTGGTTGCCTCCGTTAGCAGGTTGTTGCTGACTTACTTGTGAAAGCTGTTTTTCTAAATTATCAACTTTTCCTTTAACTCCGAAGGTTGCAACTATTAAAACTATAATTGCAATCCAAAATAAAAGTCTTTCTGTCATGCTCATTTTTCTCACCTCTTAGTCGTATACTTCTTCTGATGCTTTTTTAGCTTCAATAAATCTTGACCATCTTCCCATGTAAATAAGGTTTGCTGTTAAAACTCCAACTATGAAGTAGGTTCCAGACATAACCATGCTACCGATAGATAAGGTTGGATATGCTGATAAGAATGCTCCGGTTGTACATCCACCGCCGATTAACGCACCAATCGCCAAGAACATTCCAGCA carries:
- a CDS encoding rhodanese-like domain-containing protein produces the protein MNPKIERSVYIVVILVLAFVLFTLGKKEVELKKQIPITAEELYKKLSNPKIKVQIIDVRELTSSDEVGGYEDSRIPGALPFPNCDESKMTTENLKEALKRINPYVYTVIVSTDGNQEMFKKCASKFTNVQNLAGGMKAWQDAGLPDESGEYTPPKAGGGGGCL